In a genomic window of Spiroplasma melliferum:
- a CDS encoding DEAD/DEAH family helicase produces MGEKFFTNQNQQKLLVELNNEMCTADEVCFVFPFISKAIINKIETSIKHC; encoded by the coding sequence ATGGGAGAAAAGTTTTTTACAAATCAAAATCAGCAAAAATTATTAGTTGAATTAAATAATGAAATGTGTACTGCTGATGAAGTGTGCTTTGTCTTTCCTTTTATTTCAAAGGCAATCATTAATAAAATTGAAACATCAATTAAGCATTGTTAA
- a CDS encoding DJ-1 family protein, protein MKFALFLATGFEEGEAIITTDVLRRGGIKLELISITKALEVVSSHDVTIKADKLIEDVKYEDYDGFILPGGRIGVDNLAKNEMLKDWLLKANNAQKTIAAVCAAPQILGHLGILDNKEATSYPGCTEGMDKAIYNNEMAAITDGHIITGASVGSTMNFALAIADRVLGAEKVMKLQNELVIRD, encoded by the coding sequence ATGAAATTTGCATTGTTTTTAGCAACAGGCTTTGAAGAAGGTGAAGCAATTATTACAACTGATGTGTTACGACGAGGAGGCATTAAGTTAGAATTAATTAGTATTACCAAAGCATTAGAAGTTGTCTCATCGCATGATGTTACGATTAAAGCTGATAAATTAATTGAAGATGTTAAATATGAAGATTATGATGGTTTTATTTTACCAGGTGGTCGAATTGGTGTTGATAATCTTGCAAAAAATGAGATGTTAAAAGATTGATTATTAAAAGCTAATAATGCTCAGAAAACAATTGCTGCAGTTTGTGCAGCGCCCCAAATTTTAGGGCATTTAGGAATTTTAGACAATAAAGAAGCAACAAGTTATCCTGGATGTACAGAAGGAATGGACAAGGCAATTTATAATAATGAAATGGCTGCTATTACTGATGGTCATATTATTACTGGTGCTTCAGTTGGTTCAACAATGAATTTTGCTTTAGCAATTGCTGATCGAGTTTTGGGAGCAGAAAAAGTAATGAAACTTCAAAATGAATTAGTAATTCGTGATTAA